A region from the Arachis ipaensis cultivar K30076 chromosome B01, Araip1.1, whole genome shotgun sequence genome encodes:
- the LOC107616197 gene encoding uncharacterized protein LOC107616197 — translation MQLGVERLVLPAVPSVVDTWTGSFGFVKMTEFERSQFLDNTFLDFQGTIMCQKLLKIPSSEPVLLIESQQRTQHVLPGNKLNFDGDLISEVLHQAEETDKRERENSQIHNNCAGSNDHCSNGAIDIEQVTPVNKPSLEDQQWQNDPQSSIVTQADSNNGSPYKCYYKRRKYTKF, via the exons ATGCAGTTGGGAGTGGAGCGGCTCGTTTTGCCTGCTGTTCCTAGTGTTGTAGACACATGGACTGGTTCTTTTGGCTTTGTAAAGATGACAGAGTTCGAGAGGTCGCAATTCTTGGACAATACTTTTTTAGATTTTCAGGGTACCATCATGTGCCAGAAGCTGCTGAAGATTCCATCTTCAGAACCGGTTTTGTTAATAG AGTCCCAACAAAGGACACAGCATGTTTTGCCTGGAAACAAGTTAAATTTTGACGGTGATCTGATATCTGAAGTATTACACCAAGCAGAAGAAACTGACAaacgagagagagagaattcacaAATCCACAA TAATTGTGCTGGAAGCAATGATCATTGCAGTAATGGTGCCATTGACATTGAGCAAGTCACACCG GTGAATAAACCAAGTCTTGAGGATCAACAGTGGCAGAATGATCCACAGAGCTCTATTGTAACACAAGCTGACAGTAATAATGGCTCACCATATAAGTGCTACTACAAAAGAAGGAAATACACAAAGTTTTAG